DNA sequence from the Amycolatopsis sp. Hca4 genome:
CGTCGGCCATCCGGAGCGCATCGTCCTCGGCGAGGGCGAGGAAGAGCGACTCCTTGTCGCGGAAGTGGTGGAAGATGGCCCCGCGCGAGAGCCCGGTGGCTTCCTCGAGGCGCCGGACTGTGGCACCTTCGTAGCCGTAGCGCGCGAAGCAGACGCGCGAGCCGTCGAGGATCTGGCGCCGGCGTGCGTCGAGGTGATCCTGGCTTACGCGTGGCATCCTGAAATCCTGGCATCGCGGACCGGGATCTCGCAATCCGTACGTACGTACTGTGACCGGGAGTGCCGGGAACCACGCGGGTGACCCCACCGTCTGAAGGTTGCGGCGTTTCGCTGACACGGAGTGAGACGGTTGGCTAAGGTTTGCCCCATCACGGTGGGTGAGCTGAGGGGAAGGTGCGGCGTGATCATCGGTGAGGCCGGAGCGGCGGCACAGGCGCTGTGGGGAGACGTCTTCAGCAACTCCGGCCGCGTGTACGGCGGCGGGGGCAAGGGTGGCCAGTTCAAGATGGACCCCGAAGAGCTCTCCGCGGTGATCCGCCAGTGGGAGGACGTCCTCGACAAGATCGTCGAAGACGGGAACAAGATCCGCAGCCTTGTCTACACGCCGAAGCTCGCGCCGGGCGAAGACGCCGTCAGCGGCAGCTTCGCCTCGACTACCGGCGAGTCGATCGCCGCGCTGCAGCGCCAGAACGATTCCATGCGCAAGTACGCGCAGGAGTACATCAAGAAGCTCAAGGCGGCGCAG
Encoded proteins:
- a CDS encoding PE domain-containing protein; its protein translation is MIIGEAGAAAQALWGDVFSNSGRVYGGGGKGGQFKMDPEELSAVIRQWEDVLDKIVEDGNKIRSLVYTPKLAPGEDAVSGSFASTTGESIAALQRQNDSMRKYAQEYIKKLKAAQTKTVATDQGLSDTFKA